In Duganella zoogloeoides, a single genomic region encodes these proteins:
- a CDS encoding AEC family transporter, translating to MLDILAITSPIYLVVLAGYLATRSGVFNRADMAVFGKFVLNLALPALIFNALAQRHISDVLHPTYLLAYLGGSLLSMSTAYLIGRRLCGWNGTRSTFLAMGVSCSNSSFIGYPILLLMVAPVAGVALALNVLIENLLMLPLLLALAESARGNGGTWSQVLRQSLLRLARNPLVLAVSAGLAISLAQVDLPQPLLRTVNLFAQASGGLSLFAIGGMLVGLPLRSGWQKVVPVVLGKLVGHPLAVLLVLTVVTVLGVAPMEPQLRAAALLMAAMPMLSIYPILGQAYGEADRSATTLLLCMVASFFTLSAWMWVLK from the coding sequence GTGTTAGACATCCTGGCGATCACCAGCCCCATCTACCTGGTGGTGCTGGCTGGTTACCTGGCCACCCGGTCCGGCGTGTTCAACCGCGCCGACATGGCCGTGTTCGGCAAGTTCGTGCTGAACCTGGCGCTGCCCGCGCTGATTTTCAACGCGCTGGCGCAGCGCCACATCTCCGACGTGCTGCATCCGACGTACTTGCTGGCCTACCTGGGCGGTTCGCTGCTGTCGATGAGTACCGCCTACCTGATCGGCCGCCGCCTGTGCGGCTGGAACGGTACCCGCAGCACGTTTCTCGCCATGGGCGTGTCGTGCTCGAACAGCAGCTTTATCGGCTATCCGATCTTGCTGCTGATGGTCGCGCCCGTAGCCGGCGTGGCGTTGGCACTCAATGTCCTGATCGAAAACCTGCTGATGTTGCCGCTGCTGCTGGCGCTGGCCGAGAGCGCGCGCGGCAATGGCGGCACGTGGTCGCAGGTGCTGCGGCAATCATTGCTGCGCCTTGCCCGCAATCCGCTGGTGCTGGCGGTGTCGGCCGGCCTGGCGATCAGCCTGGCGCAGGTGGACCTGCCGCAACCGCTGCTGCGCACCGTGAACCTGTTCGCCCAGGCCAGTGGCGGCCTGTCGCTGTTTGCCATCGGCGGCATGCTGGTGGGCTTGCCGTTGCGCTCGGGCTGGCAAAAAGTGGTGCCGGTGGTGCTGGGCAAGCTGGTGGGCCATCCGCTGGCGGTGCTGCTGGTACTGACCGTGGTCACCGTCCTGGGCGTGGCGCCGATGGAACCGCAACTGCGGGCAGCGGCGCTGCTGATGGCGGCGATGCCGATGCTCAGTATTTATCCGATCCTGGGGCAGGCGTATGGCGAGGCGGACCGCAGCGCGACGACCTTGTTGCTGTGCATGGTGGCGTCGTTCTTTACGTTGAGTGCCTGGATGTGGGTGCTGAAGTGA
- a CDS encoding NADP-dependent isocitrate dehydrogenase, translating into MATEKSKIIYTLTDEAPLLATYSLLPIIQKFTAPAGVDVVASDISVAARVIAEFPEFLTEAQRLPNTLAELGALTQNPDTNIIKLPNISASVSQLQAAIRELQGKGYALPDYPEDAKTDEEKALKARYGKCIGSAVNPVLREGNSDRRAPKAVKEYARKHPHSMGEWSQASRTHVSHMHAGDFYHGEKSMTIGEARDVKMELITASGKTIVLKPKVSLQAGEIIDSMFMSKKALLDFYEKEIDDAYKTGVMFSLHVKATMMKVSHPIVFGHCVRIFYKEAFEKHAKVFEELGVNVNNGMSNLLEKIEKLPASQKDEILKDLHACLEHRPKLAMVDSAKGITNFHSPNDVIVDASMPAMIRIGGKMWGADGRTADVKAVMPESTFARIYQEMINFCKWHGNFDPTTMGTVPNVGLMAQQAEEYGSHDKTFEVTEGGIANITDLATGEVLLTQTVEEGDIWRMCQVKDAPIRDWVKLAVTRARNSGMPAIFWLDPYRPHENEVIKKVQTYLKDHDTSGLHIEIMSQVRAMRYTLERVSRGLDTISVTGNILRDYLTDLFPILELGTSAKMLSIVPLMAGGGMYETGAGGSAPKHVKQLVEENHLRWDSLGEFLALAVSLEELGIKQDNNKAKILAKTLDAATGKLLDNSKSPSTRTGELDNRGSHFYLSLYWAQALAAQTDDAELQAHFAPLAKTLSENETTVVEELAKVQGQAVDIGGYYQPDPAKTAAAMRPSATFNAALDTI; encoded by the coding sequence ATGGCAACAGAAAAATCTAAAATCATTTACACCCTGACCGACGAAGCGCCGCTGCTGGCGACTTATTCCCTGCTCCCGATCATCCAGAAGTTCACCGCCCCGGCCGGCGTCGACGTTGTCGCCAGCGACATTTCCGTCGCCGCCCGCGTGATCGCCGAATTCCCCGAGTTCCTGACCGAAGCGCAGCGCCTGCCGAACACGCTGGCCGAACTGGGCGCACTGACCCAGAATCCCGACACCAACATCATCAAGCTGCCGAACATCAGCGCGTCCGTCTCGCAGCTGCAAGCGGCCATCCGCGAACTGCAAGGCAAGGGCTACGCCCTGCCCGACTACCCGGAAGATGCCAAAACCGACGAAGAAAAAGCGCTGAAGGCACGCTACGGCAAGTGCATCGGCTCGGCCGTGAACCCGGTCCTGCGCGAAGGTAACTCCGATCGCCGCGCGCCAAAAGCGGTCAAGGAATACGCCCGCAAGCACCCGCACTCGATGGGCGAATGGAGCCAGGCTTCGCGCACCCACGTGTCGCACATGCATGCCGGCGACTTCTACCACGGCGAAAAATCGATGACCATCGGCGAAGCGCGCGACGTCAAGATGGAACTGATCACCGCGTCGGGCAAAACCATCGTGCTCAAACCGAAGGTTTCGCTGCAAGCCGGTGAAATCATCGACAGCATGTTCATGAGCAAAAAAGCGCTGCTCGATTTCTACGAGAAGGAAATCGACGACGCCTACAAAACCGGCGTGATGTTCTCGCTGCACGTCAAGGCCACCATGATGAAGGTGTCGCACCCGATCGTGTTCGGCCACTGCGTGCGCATCTTCTACAAGGAAGCGTTCGAAAAGCACGCCAAGGTCTTCGAAGAACTGGGCGTAAACGTCAACAACGGCATGTCCAACCTGCTGGAAAAAATCGAAAAGCTGCCAGCGTCGCAGAAGGACGAAATCCTCAAAGACCTGCACGCCTGCCTGGAACACCGTCCGAAGCTGGCCATGGTCGATTCGGCCAAGGGCATCACCAACTTCCATTCGCCGAACGACGTGATCGTCGATGCGTCGATGCCGGCGATGATCCGCATCGGCGGCAAGATGTGGGGCGCCGATGGCCGCACTGCCGACGTCAAGGCGGTAATGCCGGAATCGACTTTTGCCCGTATCTACCAGGAGATGATCAACTTCTGCAAATGGCACGGCAACTTCGACCCGACCACCATGGGTACCGTGCCGAACGTGGGCCTGATGGCGCAGCAAGCCGAAGAATACGGCTCGCACGACAAGACCTTTGAAGTGACCGAAGGCGGCATCGCCAACATCACCGACCTGGCAACAGGCGAAGTGCTGCTGACCCAAACCGTGGAAGAAGGCGATATCTGGCGCATGTGCCAGGTCAAGGACGCGCCGATCCGCGACTGGGTCAAGCTGGCCGTGACCCGCGCGCGCAACTCGGGCATGCCTGCCATCTTCTGGCTCGACCCGTATCGTCCGCACGAAAACGAAGTGATCAAGAAGGTACAAACGTACCTGAAAGACCACGACACCAGCGGCCTGCATATCGAAATCATGTCGCAAGTGCGCGCCATGCGCTACACGCTGGAGCGTGTCTCGCGCGGCCTGGACACCATCTCGGTGACCGGCAACATCCTGCGCGACTACCTGACCGACCTGTTCCCGATCCTGGAGCTGGGCACCTCGGCCAAGATGCTGTCGATCGTCCCGCTGATGGCTGGTGGCGGCATGTACGAAACCGGCGCCGGCGGTTCGGCGCCGAAACACGTGAAACAGCTGGTGGAAGAAAACCACCTGCGCTGGGATTCGCTGGGCGAGTTCCTGGCACTGGCCGTGTCGCTGGAAGAGCTGGGCATCAAGCAGGACAACAACAAGGCCAAGATCCTGGCGAAAACGCTCGATGCAGCGACCGGCAAACTGCTGGACAACAGCAAGTCGCCTTCGACCCGCACCGGCGAGCTGGACAACCGTGGCAGCCACTTCTACCTGTCGCTGTACTGGGCCCAGGCCCTGGCCGCGCAGACCGACGACGCCGAACTGCAAGCGCACTTCGCGCCGCTGGCCAAGACCCTGTCGGAAAACGAAACCACGGTCGTGGAAGAATTGGCCAAGGTACAAGGCCAGGCAGTCGATATCGGTGGCTACTACCAGCCTGATCCAGCCAAGACCGCTGCCGCAATGCGTCCTAGCGCGACCTTCAACGCTGCGCTCGATACGATCTAA
- a CDS encoding ABC transporter ATP-binding protein, which produces MPNHALRLKSLSKSFGRPAVDHLDLAVRRGEFYALLGPNGAGKTTTLRMATGLLAPDSGSVEVLGVDMLHDPAAAKRHLAYLPDEPMVYAKLKPTEYLEFVAGLWGIGAAEAEPRARHLLDWLDLTKHAHELTEGFSRGMKQKLALAGALIHSPQLLILDEPLTGLDAAAARQVKDLLQQHVVDGGTVVLTTHILEVAERLAERIGVIRAGRLIAEGTLDELRALAGLGAAGTLEDVFLQLTGEPA; this is translated from the coding sequence ATGCCCAACCATGCCCTGCGTCTGAAATCCCTGTCCAAGTCGTTCGGCCGCCCGGCTGTCGATCATCTCGACCTGGCGGTGCGCCGCGGCGAGTTTTATGCGCTGCTCGGCCCCAACGGCGCCGGCAAGACCACGACCTTGCGCATGGCTACCGGCCTGCTGGCGCCCGACAGCGGCAGCGTGGAAGTGCTGGGTGTCGATATGTTGCACGACCCGGCCGCCGCCAAGCGCCACCTGGCCTACCTGCCCGACGAACCGATGGTTTACGCCAAGCTCAAGCCCACCGAGTACCTGGAATTCGTTGCCGGCCTGTGGGGCATCGGTGCGGCGGAGGCCGAGCCGCGCGCGCGCCACCTGCTCGACTGGCTTGACCTGACCAAACACGCGCACGAACTGACCGAGGGTTTTTCGCGCGGCATGAAGCAAAAGCTGGCGCTGGCCGGCGCCCTGATCCACTCGCCGCAATTGCTGATCCTCGACGAGCCGCTCACCGGCCTCGATGCTGCCGCCGCCCGCCAGGTCAAGGATCTGCTGCAACAGCACGTGGTCGATGGCGGCACCGTGGTGCTTACCACCCACATCCTGGAGGTGGCCGAGCGCCTGGCCGAACGCATCGGCGTGATCCGCGCCGGTCGCCTGATTGCCGAGGGCACGCTGGACGAACTGCGCGCACTCGCTGGCCTGGGCGCCGCTGGCACGCTGGAGGACGTGTTCCTGCAACTGACCGGGGAGCCGGCATGA
- a CDS encoding FAD-dependent oxidoreductase — MQPQITIIGAGLGGLMLARVLHVHGIAATIYEAEAGPDARAQGGLLDIHEYNGQLALKAGGLYEQFLEIVIPGADAKRVVSTAGEILLDRPDIVHSGRPEVDRGALRRLLLDSLPPESIHWGHKLANARALGAGRHAVAFTSGATVTTTALVGADGAWSRVRPLVTTAVPAYSGTSFVEITMTDAQRRHPASAELAGNGTMIATAPGQGIFTHRHGDGSLQSYVALNRSEPWFEAIDFSAPAQAAALLAREFDGWAPALTALITGGDSAPLLRPIHALPTGHRWHRVPGVTLLGDAAHLMSPFAGEGANLALLDGAELGQAIAASPQDLEAALASYETAMFARSEPCARESAQNMAMFFDEQAPRGVLALFGGFASAA, encoded by the coding sequence ATGCAACCACAGATCACCATCATCGGCGCCGGCCTGGGGGGACTGATGCTGGCGCGCGTGCTGCACGTGCACGGCATCGCCGCCACCATTTACGAAGCGGAGGCGGGACCGGACGCCCGCGCGCAGGGCGGTCTGCTCGACATTCACGAATACAACGGCCAACTGGCGCTCAAGGCTGGCGGACTGTACGAGCAATTCCTGGAAATCGTCATCCCCGGCGCCGACGCCAAGCGGGTGGTGAGCACCGCCGGCGAGATCCTGCTGGACCGCCCGGATATCGTGCACAGCGGCCGGCCCGAAGTGGACCGGGGCGCGCTGCGGCGCCTCCTGCTCGATTCGCTGCCGCCGGAGAGCATCCACTGGGGCCACAAGCTCGCCAATGCGCGCGCACTCGGCGCTGGCCGCCACGCAGTCGCCTTCACCAGCGGCGCCACGGTCACCACCACCGCGCTTGTCGGCGCCGACGGCGCCTGGTCGCGCGTGCGTCCACTGGTGACGACGGCCGTACCAGCGTACAGCGGCACCTCGTTCGTCGAAATTACCATGACAGATGCACAGCGCCGGCATCCGGCCAGCGCCGAGCTGGCAGGCAACGGCACCATGATCGCCACCGCGCCCGGCCAGGGCATCTTCACGCACCGCCACGGCGACGGCAGCCTGCAAAGCTATGTGGCCCTCAATCGCTCCGAGCCATGGTTTGAAGCCATCGATTTTTCCGCCCCCGCGCAGGCGGCAGCCCTGCTCGCGCGCGAGTTCGACGGCTGGGCGCCGGCACTCACCGCTCTCATCACCGGCGGCGACAGCGCACCGCTGCTGCGCCCCATCCACGCGCTGCCGACTGGGCACCGCTGGCACCGCGTGCCCGGTGTCACCCTGCTTGGCGACGCCGCCCATCTGATGTCACCGTTCGCCGGCGAAGGCGCCAACCTGGCCCTGCTCGACGGCGCCGAACTGGGCCAGGCAATTGCTGCCAGTCCCCAAGACCTGGAAGCCGCCCTGGCCAGCTACGAGACAGCGATGTTCGCGCGCAGCGAACCGTGCGCGCGCGAGTCGGCGCAGAATATGGCGATGTTTTTCGATGAGCAGGCGCCACGCGGGGTGCTGGCGCTGTTTGGCGGCTTCGCATCGGCAGCCTGA
- a CDS encoding TetR/AcrR family transcriptional regulator produces the protein MNKKTVTRARRDDTLSRERIIEAAIDLLDREGERGLTFQALSAQLATGPGAIYGHIANKADLLTAACDAIVARAVMAPLDGATPQAAIRAVALALFDAMDVHPWAGAALIQAGGKMPVVRILECIGRQISALDVPEPARWASACALVNYILGVSGQNAANAQLARSQGADRGKFLAAVANDWTQLDPALYPFTRSVAGQLREHDDREDFLAGVDLLLAGLVDQEVK, from the coding sequence ATGAACAAAAAAACCGTCACCAGGGCGCGGCGCGACGATACGCTGTCGCGCGAACGCATCATCGAGGCCGCCATCGACCTGCTCGATCGGGAGGGAGAGCGCGGGCTGACCTTCCAGGCGCTGTCGGCGCAACTGGCCACCGGTCCTGGCGCGATTTACGGCCACATCGCCAACAAGGCCGACCTGCTCACCGCTGCGTGCGACGCCATCGTGGCGCGCGCCGTGATGGCGCCGTTGGACGGTGCCACGCCACAGGCAGCGATCCGCGCCGTGGCCCTGGCGCTGTTCGACGCCATGGACGTCCACCCGTGGGCCGGCGCCGCGCTGATCCAGGCCGGCGGGAAAATGCCGGTGGTACGGATCCTCGAATGCATCGGCCGCCAGATCAGCGCGCTGGACGTACCCGAGCCGGCGCGCTGGGCCAGCGCCTGCGCGCTGGTCAATTACATCCTGGGCGTAAGCGGGCAAAACGCCGCCAACGCGCAACTGGCGCGCTCGCAGGGAGCGGATCGCGGTAAATTTTTGGCCGCCGTGGCAAACGACTGGACCCAGCTCGACCCGGCGCTGTACCCGTTTACGCGCAGCGTGGCGGGGCAGTTGCGGGAGCATGATGATCGCGAGGATTTTCTTGCTGGTGTGGATTTGCTGTTGGCAGGTTTAGTGGATCAGGAAGTGAAGTGA
- a CDS encoding sensor histidine kinase, whose protein sequence is MLKLPGFSARTIAIGYAAISLLVLAMFAGPLWWAWNTNIEQVRTELLQADSRRMCNLFARNGAFALAAAIDSQVMGTNDGVRKIILFTAPNGVKLAGNLPQWPANLPRVDGSSSATIEVDGMPRRIEMVQVTLKDGHRLLVASNLNRFDVLEHLFIYGLLGCAIAVLLVAALGGMMIRRALLSRVQNISQTTSAIIEGQLSRRLEEPGDGDELQLLTQTVNRMLDQIEHLVTGVQDVSNAIAHDLRTPLSELRARLEELSVGRPSDEETYAEIDAAINDVDRVMSIFNALLRLAEIDSGSRRGGFVDVDLARLGAEVAEFYLPVAELKDIALSFTPNGNLSTVGDPVLLAQALGNLVENALKYAPENGVIAITARRLADETLELVVADNGPGVAEDERPKVIERFYRGDASRGTPGVGLGLSVVSAVARLHGGRLALADNLPGLRATLQVAVQRV, encoded by the coding sequence ATGCTGAAACTGCCCGGCTTTTCCGCCCGCACCATCGCCATCGGCTACGCCGCCATCAGCCTGCTGGTGCTGGCGATGTTTGCCGGGCCGCTGTGGTGGGCATGGAACACCAATATCGAGCAGGTGCGCACCGAGCTGCTGCAAGCCGATTCGCGCCGCATGTGCAACCTGTTCGCCCGCAACGGCGCCTTCGCGCTGGCGGCCGCCATCGACAGCCAGGTGATGGGCACCAACGACGGCGTGCGCAAGATCATCCTGTTTACTGCACCGAACGGCGTCAAGCTGGCCGGCAACCTGCCGCAATGGCCGGCCAATTTGCCGCGCGTCGATGGCAGCAGCTCGGCCACCATCGAGGTCGATGGCATGCCGCGCCGGATCGAAATGGTGCAGGTGACGCTGAAAGACGGCCACCGGCTGCTGGTCGCGAGCAATCTCAATCGCTTCGACGTGCTGGAGCACCTGTTCATTTACGGCTTGCTGGGCTGCGCCATCGCGGTGCTGCTGGTCGCTGCGCTGGGCGGCATGATGATACGGCGCGCCCTGCTCTCGCGCGTGCAGAACATCAGCCAGACCACGTCGGCCATCATCGAAGGCCAGCTCTCGCGCCGCCTGGAAGAGCCGGGCGACGGCGACGAGCTGCAACTGCTCACGCAGACCGTCAACCGCATGCTCGACCAGATCGAGCACCTGGTGACCGGCGTGCAGGACGTCTCCAACGCCATCGCCCACGACCTGCGCACGCCGCTGTCAGAACTGCGCGCGCGGCTGGAAGAACTGTCGGTGGGCCGCCCGTCCGACGAGGAGACGTATGCCGAAATCGACGCGGCGATCAACGATGTCGATCGCGTGATGAGCATCTTCAACGCCCTGCTGCGCCTGGCCGAAATCGACAGCGGCAGCCGCCGTGGCGGTTTCGTCGACGTGGACCTGGCGCGCCTGGGCGCCGAAGTGGCCGAGTTTTATTTACCGGTGGCGGAACTGAAGGATATCGCGCTCAGCTTCACCCCCAACGGCAACCTCAGTACCGTGGGCGACCCGGTATTGCTGGCGCAGGCGCTGGGCAACCTGGTGGAAAACGCCCTGAAATACGCACCGGAAAACGGCGTGATCGCGATCACCGCCCGCCGCCTGGCCGACGAGACGCTGGAGCTGGTCGTGGCCGACAACGGCCCCGGCGTGGCCGAGGACGAACGGCCGAAAGTGATCGAACGTTTTTACCGGGGCGACGCCAGCCGTGGCACGCCTGGCGTGGGACTGGGGCTGTCGGTGGTATCGGCAGTGGCGCGCCTGCACGGCGGCAGGCTGGCGCTGGCTGACAATTTGCCGGGGTTGAGGGCGACGTTGCAGGTGGCGGTTCAGCGGGTGTGA